The Synechococcus sp. WH 8101 sequence TTTGCCGCCACCGACAGTCGCCGCTACGTCAATCCGGATCCCTCCCGCGCCGCAGCCGTGGCCGAGGGTTGCGAGATCTGGAGCCCCCGCTGGCAACGCGGCGCATTTGATGCGATTCCCGCCGCGATCGAGCGGGCGCTCAACGCCTGACGCCATGACCGACCACACACGCTTCGACACCGACGGCGCCATCTACATGGGCTCCAGGCGCGACCCTGGCGGCTGCCGCGTCGGCCTGTTCGGTGTGCCCTACGACGGCACCACCTCCTTCCGCCCCGGCACCCGCTTCGGGCCGGCCGCCATTCGGGAGGTGAGTTCGGGCCTGGAAACCTATTGCCCCCAACTGGATCTGGACCTGGAGGCCATGGCCTTCGCCGATCTGGGTGCTGTCGAGATTCCCGTCGGCGATCCGGAACCGGTGGTGGAGGCGGTCAAGCAGGCCACCGACACCGTGCTCGCCCTAGGGCTCAAACCGCTGATGCTCGGCGGTGAGCACTCGATCAGTTCCGGCGCCGTGGCGGCGGTGGCGGACAAGCATCCCGATCTGGCACTGGTGCAGCTCGATGCCCACGCCGATCTGCGCCACGACTGGCTGGGTGCCCACCACAGCCATGCCTGCGCCATGCGCCGCTGCCTCGAGGTGCTGCCGAGTCAGCAGCTGCTGCAGATGGCCATCCGCAGTGGCACCCGTGAGGAGTTCCTGGAGCTCCGTCAGACCGGCCGACTGATCGCCCGCGAGCGGATGCTCGAGGCCCTACAACCGCTGCGGGGGATTCCCCTCTATCTCACTGTCGATCTCGACTGGTTTGATCCAGCGGTGATGGCCGGCACCGGAACCCCTGAACCCGGCGGCTTCCTCTGGAGCGACTTCGCCGAGCTGGTGGCGGAACTGCGTCACCACAACCTGGTGGCCGCCGATGTGGTGGAACTGGCTCCCCAGCTGGATCCCTCGGGCGTGAGCAGCGTGCTGGCGAGCAAAGTGGTGCGCAGCTTGCTCATGCTGCTGCATCAGTAGTAGTGGCAGGCATCGAGCCGCTGCTCCCGCAAGCGGGCGTGCTGCCGCTCCAGCAGGCTGATCACCATGGTGGGG is a genomic window containing:
- the speB gene encoding agmatinase encodes the protein MTDHTRFDTDGAIYMGSRRDPGGCRVGLFGVPYDGTTSFRPGTRFGPAAIREVSSGLETYCPQLDLDLEAMAFADLGAVEIPVGDPEPVVEAVKQATDTVLALGLKPLMLGGEHSISSGAVAAVADKHPDLALVQLDAHADLRHDWLGAHHSHACAMRRCLEVLPSQQLLQMAIRSGTREEFLELRQTGRLIARERMLEALQPLRGIPLYLTVDLDWFDPAVMAGTGTPEPGGFLWSDFAELVAELRHHNLVAADVVELAPQLDPSGVSSVLASKVVRSLLMLLHQ